One window from the genome of Helicoverpa zea isolate HzStark_Cry1AcR chromosome 6, ilHelZeax1.1, whole genome shotgun sequence encodes:
- the LOC124631026 gene encoding allantoinase-like isoform X1 has protein sequence MALPDRHLFLSKRLVTDSGVSDGGVLVDERGTIEQIVTREQADKIVADSDGKIKVVDGGELALLAGVVDSHVHVNEPGRTAWEGFRTATSAAAAGGITTIVDMPLNSIPPTTTLENLKIKASAAEGNVFVDVGFWGGVIVGNEDSLRNLVKAGVVGFKCFLCPSGVDEFPNVGPEDLEKAFAALEGTGSVLAFHAELEDDVPPSRKKIKKKDPEEYQTYLESRPSKMELNAVSLIKDFVDKTERPTQRHELRIISGNVRVHIVHVSSSEVVPLLVDARKTRLAKGHEAWRAGVTAETCHHYLTFSADQIPKGRSEYKCAPPIRDKNNKEKLWEYLLEDKLDLVVSDHSPCTPDLKCSNNLEAWGGISSVQFGLSLFWTAASTRGLDLTSISKYMSSGPAQLCGLQNRKGALRPGLDADLIFFDPEATFTVTTEIIRHKNKLTPYIGKELKGVVKETYLRGRLIYKDGEVVEKPQGKLLLNDI, from the exons ATGGCGTTGCCTGACCGTCACTTGTTTTTGAGCAAACGTCTAGTCACTGATAGCGGAGTGTCAGATGGCGGTGTGCTGGTTGACGAGCGAGGCACCATTGAACAAATTGTTACTAGGGAACAGGCAGATAAAATTGTTGCTGATAGCGATGGGAAAATTAAG GTCGTGGATGGTGGGGAGCTGGCGCTGCTGGCTGGAGTAGTGGACTCTCATGTGCACGTCAACGAGCCAGGTCGCACAGCTTGGGAAGGGTTCCGTACTGCCACCAGCGCAGCTGCTGCCGGCGGCATCACCACCATCGTCGACATGCCCCT GAATTCTATTCCACCGACTACGACCCTGGAAAACCTGAAAATCAAAGCATCTGCCGCTGAAGGAAATGTCTTTGTCGACGTTGGATTCTGGGGAGGAGTCATAGTCGGAAACGAA gattCACTTCGGAACCTCGTAAAGGCTGGCGTAGTTGGTTTTAAATGCTTTCTTTGTCCAAGTGGAGTCGATGAATTCCCTAACGTTGGACCTGAAGACTTGGAAAAGGCCTTTGCAGCTTTAGAGGGAACTGGATCTGTACTggcg tTTCATGCAGAACTTGAAGATGATGTTCCACCTtccagaaagaaaataaaaaagaaag acCCCGAagaatatcaaacataccttGAATCAAGGCCTTCCAAAATGGAACTAAACGCAGTCTCgttaattaaagattttgttGACAAAACTGA acGACCCACTCAACGGCATGAACTCAGGATTATTTCAGGAAA cGTACGCGTGCACATAGTTCACGTGTCCTCATCAGAGGTGGTTCCTCTGCTGGTGGACGCGCGGAAGACCCGCCTGGCGAAGGGACACGAGGCATGGCGCGCCGGAGTCACCGCAGAGACTTGCCACCATTACCTAACGTTCAGTGCCGATCAGATCCCTAAAGGACGGAGCGAATACAAATGTGCACCTCCTATTagagataaaaataacaag gaAAAATTGTGGGAATACTTATTGGAAGATAAATTGGACCTAGTCGTGTCTGATCACTCACCTTGCACTCCAGATCTAAAATGTTCAAATAATTTAGAGGCTTGGGGTGGTATTTCTTCTGTACAATTTG GTTTATCCCTGTTTTGGACAGCAGCAAGTACCCGCGGCCTCGACCTGACCTCGATCAGTAAATACATGAGTTCAGGGCCAGCACAGCTATGTGGCCTTCAAAATCGCAAGGGAGCCCTGAGACCCGGCCTTGATGCTGACCTCATTTTCTTTGACCCTGAAGCGACCTTTACAGTCACAACTGAAATAATACGACACAAGAATAAG
- the LOC124631026 gene encoding allantoinase-like isoform X2 yields the protein MALPDRHLFLSKRLVTDSGVSDGGVLVDERGTIEQIVTREQADKIVADSDGKIKVVDGGELALLAGVVDSHVHVNEPGRTAWEGFRTATSAAAAGGITTIVDMPLNSIPPTTTLENLKIKASAAEGNVFVDVGFWGGVIVGNEDSLRNLVKAGVVGFKCFLCPSGVDEFPNVGPEDLEKAFAALEGTGSVLAFHAELEDDVPPSRKKIKKKDPEEYQTYLESRPSKMELNAVSLIKDFVDKTDVRVHIVHVSSSEVVPLLVDARKTRLAKGHEAWRAGVTAETCHHYLTFSADQIPKGRSEYKCAPPIRDKNNKEKLWEYLLEDKLDLVVSDHSPCTPDLKCSNNLEAWGGISSVQFGLSLFWTAASTRGLDLTSISKYMSSGPAQLCGLQNRKGALRPGLDADLIFFDPEATFTVTTEIIRHKNKLTPYIGKELKGVVKETYLRGRLIYKDGEVVEKPQGKLLLNDI from the exons ATGGCGTTGCCTGACCGTCACTTGTTTTTGAGCAAACGTCTAGTCACTGATAGCGGAGTGTCAGATGGCGGTGTGCTGGTTGACGAGCGAGGCACCATTGAACAAATTGTTACTAGGGAACAGGCAGATAAAATTGTTGCTGATAGCGATGGGAAAATTAAG GTCGTGGATGGTGGGGAGCTGGCGCTGCTGGCTGGAGTAGTGGACTCTCATGTGCACGTCAACGAGCCAGGTCGCACAGCTTGGGAAGGGTTCCGTACTGCCACCAGCGCAGCTGCTGCCGGCGGCATCACCACCATCGTCGACATGCCCCT GAATTCTATTCCACCGACTACGACCCTGGAAAACCTGAAAATCAAAGCATCTGCCGCTGAAGGAAATGTCTTTGTCGACGTTGGATTCTGGGGAGGAGTCATAGTCGGAAACGAA gattCACTTCGGAACCTCGTAAAGGCTGGCGTAGTTGGTTTTAAATGCTTTCTTTGTCCAAGTGGAGTCGATGAATTCCCTAACGTTGGACCTGAAGACTTGGAAAAGGCCTTTGCAGCTTTAGAGGGAACTGGATCTGTACTggcg tTTCATGCAGAACTTGAAGATGATGTTCCACCTtccagaaagaaaataaaaaagaaag acCCCGAagaatatcaaacataccttGAATCAAGGCCTTCCAAAATGGAACTAAACGCAGTCTCgttaattaaagattttgttGACAAAACTGA cGTACGCGTGCACATAGTTCACGTGTCCTCATCAGAGGTGGTTCCTCTGCTGGTGGACGCGCGGAAGACCCGCCTGGCGAAGGGACACGAGGCATGGCGCGCCGGAGTCACCGCAGAGACTTGCCACCATTACCTAACGTTCAGTGCCGATCAGATCCCTAAAGGACGGAGCGAATACAAATGTGCACCTCCTATTagagataaaaataacaag gaAAAATTGTGGGAATACTTATTGGAAGATAAATTGGACCTAGTCGTGTCTGATCACTCACCTTGCACTCCAGATCTAAAATGTTCAAATAATTTAGAGGCTTGGGGTGGTATTTCTTCTGTACAATTTG GTTTATCCCTGTTTTGGACAGCAGCAAGTACCCGCGGCCTCGACCTGACCTCGATCAGTAAATACATGAGTTCAGGGCCAGCACAGCTATGTGGCCTTCAAAATCGCAAGGGAGCCCTGAGACCCGGCCTTGATGCTGACCTCATTTTCTTTGACCCTGAAGCGACCTTTACAGTCACAACTGAAATAATACGACACAAGAATAAG